Proteins encoded in a region of the Sugiyamaella lignohabitans strain CBS 10342 chromosome B, complete sequence genome:
- the SIP3 gene encoding Sip3p (Transcription cofactor; acts through interaction with DNA-bound Snf1p; C-terminal region has a putative leucine zipper motif; potential Cdc28p substrate; SIP3 has a paralog, YSP1, that arose from the whole genome duplication; GO_component: GO:0005737 - cytoplasm [Evidence IDA] [PMID 22842922]; GO_component: GO:0016021 - integral component of membrane [Evidence IEA]; GO_component: GO:0016021 - integral component of membrane [Evidence ISM] [PMID 12192589]; GO_component: GO:0016020 - membrane [Evidence IEA,IEA]; GO_component: GO:0005886 - plasma membrane [Evidence IDA] [PMID 22842922]; GO_function: GO:0003712 - transcription cofactor activity [Evidence IDA] [PMID 8127709]; GO_process: GO:0045944 - positive regulation of transcription from RNA polymerase II promoter [Evidence IDA] [PMID 8127709]), which translates to MLALRRYAEATRHYWATTIKMVKTQTVKTLGPLATFQRNDLRSYKDCRRNYDAAQSKYDSILQAYASNSKNKEASALREDAFQLSEVRKAYVKACFDLSCIVAVVERHVNVVLVDTLVDPWILRSKSLVAGDPTYFPMGVDMYRIKSWSKALSACLKPIEAEMLRLRQEMEEQTITRSIPSRDLNDYMPQNSTLSHFVPNLSPSAYASNEKHGWLFVKTSARTGRHVWIRRWAFVKGGIFGWLVLSPSKTFVQETDKIGVLLCNVSPEPNEDRRFCFEIRTKDSTLVLQADSLAELKSWLQVFEVSKREAIEKMKTGDASTAFQLMHPLIPEFASGSSPYNDEETVGLKSNNGPNAPSRKSTDASFRPGTPSTGQQQPMSGYFSGVDANKLQTMMNAGKSMILSSLLDPGQGQFSTLGTSEAPLAPLPVINTPMPTSMTKEAIIANSFLHPTTVPSAFTANYWGSVNWASYQIAHTSTSSLSDSSKSSDSTAVQTPASSIELVEPYPAFYPLELRSQDIQMRAIFQGLADPDKNDRVVMVFRALFRPNPKQELPGRAFVTTKFIYMYSCSFGFTILEKKPISRMVSIEGSSSTGWDSLYLLTEKGESLSCRVFIDAGRLIKRRVQYLIDNISAEEPDGLEQVITKLRKLGTERQKKIQKALDDIKNHRVSLSSDDDDDMMTDDDDYDEDYGATSKRLLQRYLSLQNSLKPKSTASKTDEVNATFISSKQHPNIESNLATLMDRLMLEQIYDVPAKALFHVMFGELSPVFKYTDSPLYNRTKLEVSPWHKTTSSRLEREITYFFNSKGILTGSQGSSNERTTNLQRIERKDDNLVYIVYDRRTPWELPYGATFYVTTRFVIQATRISQCKLSIWSNIEWIKSAGIARNVVESLVYNHFIQEAKNINERVAECRKRLGHRGMTNTAVRLFGKLGTSVQDETRSSNSEYSGVAGRQEQRDTNQTPISVTKEYLIKASAGVLGGWVVSIISNVFMVLGGIGRRVWHEISLRKFLILFLLISIGCNVFLSARSTVAYWTESRAYHLSKDLNLIPSSNTAMRRTIYLGEISQIINDGRGFARGEEPSMCHDKFRSIAYYEPIDGADLDKLDFTVADLDSPNFELSARLNRIRNDIGEKRNDLLVNLRLLNRIEAESLFAEWRSWLLSELKTCKLATRYTTNISSDLRSHLDAYCDSCLQEWESSVSTQGVAKEFL; encoded by the coding sequence ATGTTAGCATTGAGACGCTACGCAGAGGCCACCCGACACTATTGGGCAACAACCATAAAAATGGTGAAAACCCAGACAGTAAAAACCTTGGGTCCCCTGGCGACTTTTCAGCGAAATGACTTACGAAGTTATAAAGATTGTCGACGTAATTATGATGCTGCTCAATCCAAATACGATAGCATTCTCCAAGCCTACGCAAGTAATTCTAAGAATAAGGAGGCATCTGCTCTAAGAGAAGATGCCTTCCAGCTATCCGAAGTTCGAAAGGCTTACGTTAAGGCTTGTTTTGACTTATCATGTATTGTAGCAGTTGTAGAGCGTCATGTAAATGTCGTTCTAGTGGATACTCTGGTGGATCCATGGATTTTGAGAAGTAAATCTCTTGTTGCTGGAGACCCGACTTATTTCCCTATGGGGGTCGATATGTATAGAATCAAGTCTTGGTCGAAGGCGTTATCGGCGTGTCTTAAGCCTATTGAAGCAGAAATGCTGAGACTACGGCAAGAGATGGAAGAACAAACAATTACTCGTTCTATACCTTCTAGAGACTTGAATGATTATATGCCTCAAAATTCCACCTTGAGTCACTTCGTACCAAACCTGTCGCCTTCTGCTTATGCTAGTAATGAGAAGCATGGTTGGTTGTTTGTAAAGACATCAGCCCGAACTGGAAGACACGTTTGGATCAGAAGATGGGCATTTGTTAAAGGCGGAATTTTCGGCTGGCTTGTTTTGTCTCCATCAAAAACGTTTGTTCAGGAAACCGATAAGATTGGTGTTTTACTTTGCAATGTTAGTCCGGAGCCAAATGAGGATCGTaggttttgttttgaaattCGCACTAAGGACTCCACGTTAGTTCTGCAAGCGGATAGTTTAGCAGAACTCAAGTCATGGCTACAAGTATTTGAGGTCTCGAAGCGagaagcaattgaaaagatGAAGACCGGCGATGCATCCACAGCATTCCAGCTGATGCATCCTTTAATTCCCGAGTTTGCGTCTGGCTCTAGCCCATACAACGACGAAGAGACAGTTGGGCTGAAGAGTAATAATGGTCCAAATGCCCCTTCCCGGAAATCTACCGATGCTTCGTTCCGACCAGGAACACCGAGCACGGGACAACAACAGCCTATGAGTGGATATTTCTCTGGGGTTGATGCAAATAAACTTCAAACAATGATGAATGCCGGGAAGTCAATGATTTTGTCGTCTCTCTTGGATCCTGGTCAGGGTCAATTTAGTACTCTAGGGACTAGTGAAGCTCCTCTGGCCCCCTTACCTGTTATTAACACACCAATGCCAACTTCGATGACCAAGGAGGCGATAATTGCCAATTCGTTCCTACACCCCACTACCGTACCGTCTGCGTTCACTGCTAACTATTGGGGATCAGTCAATTGGGCATCATACCAAATAGCACATACCAGTACTAGCTCTTTGTcagattcttcaaaatcttCGGACTCTACTGCTGTTCAGACTCCCGCAAGCTCGATCGAGTTGGTTGAACCTTACCCAGCATTCTATCCCTTAGAATTGCGATCCCAAGATATTCAAATGAGAGCGATATTCCAAGGTCTAGCTGACCCGGACAAAAATGACCGAGTAGTTATGGTGTTCAGAGCACTATTTCGCCCCAATCCAAAGCAAGAGCTGCCTGGAAGAGCGTTTGTCACAACTAAGTTCATATACATGTATTCATGCTCTTTCGGCTTCACCATTTTAGAGAAAAAGCCCATATCACGCATGGTGAGTATCGAgggtagtagtagtaccGGTTGGGATTCGCTTTACCTGCTTACCGAGAAAGGAGAGAGCTTGTCATGTAGAGTATTCATTGATGCTGGAAGATTAATAAAGCGTCGTGTACAGTATTtgattgataatatttCGGCGGAAGAGCCTGACGGATTAGAGCAAGTCATAACAAAGTTAAGGAAGCTGGGTACAGAAagacagaagaagattcaaAAAGCCCTCGATGATATAAAGAACCACAGGGTTTCATTGAGCTccgatgatgacgatgatatGATGacagatgatgatgactaCGATGAGGATTACGGTGCTACTAGTAAGAGACTGCTACAAAGGTATCTTTCGCTACAGAACAGCTTGAAACCTAAATCAACTGCCTCAAAAACTGACGAAGTGAATGCTACGTTTATTTCCTCAAAACAACATCCAAATATTGAAAGCAATCTTGCAACTTTGATGGACAGACTGATGCTTGAGCAGATTTATGATGTCCCTGCGAAGGCCCTGTTTCATGTAATGTTTGGGGAGTTATCGCCCGTGTTCAAGTACACTGATTCACCACTTTACAACCGAACCAAACTGGAGGTCAGTCCCTGGCATAAGACAACTTCATCAAGATTGGAAAGGGAAATAACATACTTTTTCAACTCGAAAGGAATTTTGACAGGTAGTCAAGGCTCAAGTAATGAACGTACTACAAATCTGCAGAGAATAGAACGAAAGGATGACAATCTCGTTTACATTGTCTATGATCGCAGAACCCCCTGGGAACTTCCATATGGTGCTACATTCTATGTTACTACGCGTTTCGTAATTCAAGCTACTCGGATATCCCAATGCAAGCTTTCCATTTGGTCCAACATCGAATGGATTAAGTCTGCAGGAATTGCACGCAACGTTGTGGAAAGCCTCGTTTATAACCACTTCATTCAGGAAGCCAAGAATATCAATGAAAGAGTTGCAGAATGCCGTAAGCGTCTGGGCCATCGGGGAATGACAAATACAGCAGTGCGGTTGTTTGGCAAGCTAGGTACTTCAGTCCAGGATGAGACTAGGAGCTCGAATTCAGAGTATAGTGGTGTCGCGGGTCGGCAAGAGCAAAGAGATACCAACCAGACACCAATCTCGGTTACTAAGGAATATCTTATAAAAGCATCTGCTGGTGTACTAGGTGGATGGGTTGTGAGCATCATATCTAACGTGTTTATGGTACTAGGTGGGATTGGGCGCCGAGTGTGGCATGAGATAAGTTTGAGAAAATTTTTAATCTTGTTTCTACTTATATCAATAGGCTGTAATGTGTTCCTTTCAGCAAGGTCTACGGTGGCATATTGGACTGAATCAAGGGCTTATCATTTGTCGAAAGACCTCAATTTAATTCCTAGCTCCAATACTGCGATGCGTCGCACAATCTATTTGGGTGAAATCAGCCAAATAATTAATGATGGTAGAGGGTTCGCCAGAGGAGAAGAGCCCAGCATGTGTCATGATAAATTTAGATCAATAGCATACTATGAACCAATTGATGGGGCTGATCTAGACAAGTTGGATTTTACTGTTGCCGATTTGGACTCACCAAATTTCGAATTGTCTGCCAGATTGAACAGAATAAGAAATGATATTGGTGAAAAGAGAAACGATCTACTTGTAAACTTGCGCCTACTGAACAGGATTGAAGCAGAATCTCTGTTTGCCGAGTGGAGAAGCTGGTTACTTTCCGAATTGAAAACTTGCAAGCTGGCTACCAGGTATACAACCAATATTAGCTCTGACTTGCGATCCCACTTAGATGCTTATTGTGACAGTTGCCTCCAAGAGTGGGAAAGTTCAGTTTCGACGCAGGGCGTCGCCAAAGAGTTTTTGTAA
- the SPT15 gene encoding TATA-binding protein (TATA-binding protein; general transcription factor that interacts with other factors to form the preinitiation complex at promoters, essential for viability; GO_component: GO:0070860 - RNA polymerase I core factor complex [Evidence IDA] [PMID 8702872]; GO_component: GO:0070860 - RNA polymerase I core factor complex [Evidence IDA] [PMID 9632758]; GO_component: GO:0000500 - RNA polymerase I upstream activating factor complex [Evidence IDA] [PMID 9632758]; GO_component: GO:0005634 - nucleus [Evidence IEA,IEA]; GO_component: GO:0005634 - nucleus [Evidence IDA] [PMID 9818719]; GO_component: GO:0005669 - transcription factor TFIID complex [Evidence IDA] [PMID 10788514]; GO_component: GO:0005669 - transcription factor TFIID complex [Evidence IDA] [PMID 15448131]; GO_component: GO:0000126 - transcription factor TFIIIB complex [Evidence IDA] [PMID 1423590]; GO_component: GO:0000126 - transcription factor TFIIIB complex [Evidence IDA] [PMID 1458536]; GO_function: GO:0003677 - DNA binding [Evidence IEA,IEA]; GO_function: GO:0008301 - DNA binding, bending [Evidence IDA] [PMID 1736286]; GO_function: GO:0001179 - RNA polymerase I transcription factor binding [Evidence IDA,IPI] [PMID 8895657]; GO_function: GO:0001186 - RNA polymerase I transcription factor recruiting transcription factor activity [Evidence IDA,IPI] [PMID 8895657]; GO_function: GO:0001102 - RNA polymerase II activating transcription factor binding [Evidence IDA,IPI] [PMID 12501245]; GO_function: GO:0000979 - RNA polymerase II core promoter sequence-specific DNA binding [Evidence IDA] [PMID 2677740]; GO_function: GO:0001075 - RNA polymerase II core promoter sequence-specific DNA binding transcription factor activity involved in preinitiation complex assembly [Evidence IC]; GO_function: GO:0001016 - RNA polymerase III regulatory region DNA binding [Evidence IDA] [PMID 8662956]; GO_function: GO:0001026 - TFIIIB-type transcription factor activity [Evidence IC]; GO_function: GO:0003682 - chromatin binding [Evidence IDA] [PMID 19098311]; GO_function: GO:0043565 - sequence-specific DNA binding [Evidence IDA] [PMID 19158363]; GO_process: GO:0006352 - DNA-templated transcription, initiation [Evidence IEA]; GO_process: GO:0051123 - RNA polymerase II transcriptional preinitiation complex assembly [Evidence IMP] [PMID 12840001]; GO_process: GO:0070898 - RNA polymerase III transcriptional preinitiation complex assembly [Evidence IDA] [PMID 1480467]; GO_process: GO:0042790 - transcription of nuclear large rRNA transcript from RNA polymerase I promoter [Evidence IMP] [PMID 1586947]; GO_process: GO:0006351 - transcription, DNA-templated [Evidence IEA]; GO_process: GO:0070893 - transposon integration [Evidence IDA] [PMID 10882723]), which produces METLAVPTTAAQAKAFVSPTSLSFPGAVESLKVEEQKDINVKGEGLEGDDSASGIVPTLQNIVATVNLDCRLDLKTIALHARNAEYNPKVGD; this is translated from the coding sequence ATGGAGACTCTGGCAGTTCCTACCACCGCAGCACAAGCCAAGGCCTTTGTTTCGCCAACATCGCTCTCGTTTCCAGGCGCCGTTGAATCTCTAAAAGTTGAAGAACAGAAGGATATCAATGTTAAAGGGGAGGGACTTGAAGGAGATGACTCGGCATCGGGTATTGTTCCCACACTTCAAAATATTGTGGCAACAGTTAACTTGGATTGTCGATTGGATTTGAAGACAATTGCGTTACATGCACGAAATGCTGAGTACAATCCGAAGGTAGGTGACTGA
- the SPT15 gene encoding TATA-binding protein (TATA-binding protein; general transcription factor that interacts with other factors to form the preinitiation complex at promoters, essential for viability; GO_component: GO:0070860 - RNA polymerase I core factor complex [Evidence IDA] [PMID 8702872]; GO_component: GO:0070860 - RNA polymerase I core factor complex [Evidence IDA] [PMID 9632758]; GO_component: GO:0000500 - RNA polymerase I upstream activating factor complex [Evidence IDA] [PMID 9632758]; GO_component: GO:0005634 - nucleus [Evidence IEA,IEA]; GO_component: GO:0005634 - nucleus [Evidence IDA] [PMID 9818719]; GO_component: GO:0005669 - transcription factor TFIID complex [Evidence IDA] [PMID 10788514]; GO_component: GO:0005669 - transcription factor TFIID complex [Evidence IDA] [PMID 15448131]; GO_component: GO:0000126 - transcription factor TFIIIB complex [Evidence IDA] [PMID 1423590]; GO_component: GO:0000126 - transcription factor TFIIIB complex [Evidence IDA] [PMID 1458536]; GO_function: GO:0003677 - DNA binding [Evidence IEA,IEA]; GO_function: GO:0008301 - DNA binding, bending [Evidence IDA] [PMID 1736286]; GO_function: GO:0001179 - RNA polymerase I transcription factor binding [Evidence IDA,IPI] [PMID 8895657]; GO_function: GO:0001186 - RNA polymerase I transcription factor recruiting transcription factor activity [Evidence IDA,IPI] [PMID 8895657]; GO_function: GO:0001102 - RNA polymerase II activating transcription factor binding [Evidence IDA,IPI] [PMID 12501245]; GO_function: GO:0000979 - RNA polymerase II core promoter sequence-specific DNA binding [Evidence IDA] [PMID 2677740]; GO_function: GO:0001075 - RNA polymerase II core promoter sequence-specific DNA binding transcription factor activity involved in preinitiation complex assembly [Evidence IC]; GO_function: GO:0001016 - RNA polymerase III regulatory region DNA binding [Evidence IDA] [PMID 8662956]; GO_function: GO:0001026 - TFIIIB-type transcription factor activity [Evidence IC]; GO_function: GO:0003682 - chromatin binding [Evidence IDA] [PMID 19098311]; GO_function: GO:0043565 - sequence-specific DNA binding [Evidence IDA] [PMID 19158363]; GO_process: GO:0006352 - DNA-templated transcription, initiation [Evidence IEA]; GO_process: GO:0051123 - RNA polymerase II transcriptional preinitiation complex assembly [Evidence IMP] [PMID 12840001]; GO_process: GO:0070898 - RNA polymerase III transcriptional preinitiation complex assembly [Evidence IDA] [PMID 1480467]; GO_process: GO:0042790 - transcription of nuclear large rRNA transcript from RNA polymerase I promoter [Evidence IMP] [PMID 1586947]; GO_process: GO:0006351 - transcription, DNA-templated [Evidence IEA]; GO_process: GO:0070893 - transposon integration [Evidence IDA] [PMID 10882723]) — protein sequence MRIREPKTTALIFASGKMVVTGAKSEDDSKLASRKYARIIQKLGFDAKFTDFKIQNIVGSCDVKFPIRLEGLAFSHGTFSSYEPELFPGLIYRMVKPKIVLLIFVSGKIVLTGAKQREEIYAAFEAIYPVLSEFRKA from the coding sequence ATGCGTATTCGTGAGCCAAAGACCACTGCTTTGATTTTCGCATCTGGTAAGATGGTTGTGACTGGTGCGAAGAGTGAGGACGATTCTAAGTTGGCTTCCAGAAAGTATGCAAGAATCATTCAAAAGCTTGGATTTGATGCTAAGTTTACTGATTTCAAAATCCAGAACATTGTCGGAAGTTGTGACGTGAAGTTCCCAATTCGTTTAGAAGGTTTGGCCTTCAGCCACGGTACTTTCAGTAGTTATGAGCCTGAGTTGTTTCCAGGTTTGATTTACCGAATGGTTAAGCCCAAGATTGTGCTCTTGATTTTTGTGTCAGGTAAGATTGTTCTTACTGGTGCGAAGCAAAGAGAGGAAATCTATGCTGCTTTTGAAGCCATTTACCCTGTATTGAGTGAATTCCGTAAGGCTTGA